The following proteins are co-located in the Sardina pilchardus chromosome 24, fSarPil1.1, whole genome shotgun sequence genome:
- the mylipa gene encoding E3 ubiquitin-protein ligase MYLIP-A, which translates to MLCHITRPDSVVMEVEVDSKANGEDCLNKVCRKLGIIEVDYFGLQFTGAKGEKLWLNLRNRIGQQMDHLTPCRLRLRVKFFVEPHLILQEQTRHLFFLHVKEDLHRGHLRMCSERAEELSALLAQAEFGDHNHNTAKYCYSELTGHQPCQTTVDSIVSRHQALAGQSAAAVEYQALQLVASLEHYGVEWHWARDAHGCMLAIGVGPDGIAICKDDFSLVNRVAYPVIQIATQSGKSVYLTVTKEMSDSVVLLFKLISSRAASGLYRAITETHAFYRCDTVTSAVMMQYSRDFKGHLASLFLNENINLGKKYVFDIRRTSKEVYDQARRALYNAGVVDLRPLPCSSTPPPPPRSPLGRQQGPPDCGGCVESRELQERLRKLREALLCILCCEGQIDAAFCPCGHMVCCQGCAAHLQLCPVCRSEVEHVQHVYLPTCTSLLSLTLGGSPGSPAPIPRHLHAPTCPEQDYPADDKLCHT; encoded by the exons ATGCTTTGTCATATTACTCGTCCGGATTCAGTGGTTATGGAAGTAGAAGTTGATTCGAAGGCAAACGGAGAGGACTGTCTGAACAAG GTATGTCGGAAGTTGGGTATTATCGAGGTGGACTACTTCGGGCTGCAGTTCACCGGGGCCAAAGGCGAGAAGCTGTGGCTGAATCTTCGGAACCGGATCGGCCAGCAAATGGATCATCTGACACCGTGCAGGCTGAGGCTCAGAGTCAAGTTCTTCGTAGAGCCTCATCTCATCCTTCAGGAGCAGACTAG GCACCTGTTCTTCCTGCACGTGAAGGAGGACCTGCACCGCGGGCACCTGCGCATGTGCTCTGAGCGGGCGGAGGAGCTGAGCGCCCTGCTGGCACAGGCCGAGTTCGGagaccacaaccacaacaccgCCAAGTACTGCTACAGCGAGCTCACCGGCCACCAGCCCTGCCAGACCACCGTCGACAG catcgTGTCCAGGCACCAGGCGTTGGCGGGCCAGAGTGCGGCGGCGGTGGAGTACCAGGCCCTGCAGCTGGTGGCGTCTCTGGAGCACTATGGCGTGGAGTGGCACTGGGCGCGTGATGCCCACGGCTGCATGCTCGCCATCGGAGTGGGCCCGGACGGCATCGCCATCTGCAAAGACGACTTCAGCCTCGTCAAcag AGTGGCTTACCCCGTGATCCAGATCGCCACTCAGTCAGGCAAGAGTGTGTACCTGACGGTCACCAAGGAGATGAGTGACAGCGTGGTGCTGCTCTTCAAACTCATCAGCAGTCGAGCAGCCAGTGGGCTGTACAGAGCCATCACCGAAACACACGCcttctacag GTGCGACACGGTGACGAGCGCGGTGATGATGCAGTACAGCCGCGACTTCAAGGGCCACCTGGCGTCGCTCTTCCTCAACGAGAACATCAACCTGGGCAAGAAGTACGTCTTCGACATCCGCCGCACCTCCAAGGAGGTGTACGACCAGGCGCGCCGCGCGCTCTACAACGCCGGCGTGGTGGACCTGAGGCCCCTgccctgctcctccacccccccgccgccgccgcgctctCCCCTGGGCCGCCAGCAGGGGCCGCCAGACTGCGGCGGCTGCGTGGAGAGCCGCGAGCTGCAGGAGCGGCTGAGGAAGCTGCGGGAGGCGCTGTTGTGCATCCTGTGCTGCGAGGGCCAGATCGACGCCGCCTTCTGCCCCTGCGGTCACATGGTCTGCTGCCAGGGATGTGCCGCGCACCTGCAG CTGTGCCCGGTGTGTCGGTCGGAGGTGGAGCACGTCCAGCACGTCTACCTGCCCACCTGCACCAGCCTGCTGAGCCTGACGCTCGGAGGGTCTCCTGGCAGCCCCGCGCCCATCCCCCGCCACCTGCACGCGCCCACCTGTCCCGAGCAGGACTACCCCGCCGACGACAAGCTCTGCCACACGTGA